The sequence CACAATGCCAGCACTTCATTTTCCATCAGCTGACGCGTTTGAATATCGAGGGCGGAAAACGGTTCGTCCATTAAGATGATGTCGGGATCAAGAATCAACGTTTGTGCCAGCGCCACGCGTTTGCGCATACCACCGGATAGCTGATGCGGAAAGCGATCACCAAAACCTTGTAGTCCGACCCGCGCCAGCCATTCTTCACCAAGTTGCTTTGCTTCTGGGTCTTCCATGCCGCGATATTGTAAACCCGCGATCACATTTTGCAGCGCGCTGCGCCATGGCATTAAGGCTTCCGATTGAAACATGTAACCGGCGCGTTTATTAATGCTGGTCAATTCTTCGCCGAACACTTTGACGCTGCCGGTTGAGGGCTGGAGCAAACCGGCACCAACGTTGAGCAAAGTCGATTTTCCGCAACCGGTTGGTCCAACGACGGAAACAAATTCTCCCGGTGCGATAGAAAGGGTAGTGTCTGCGACGGCGGTATATCGCTGCGAACGGTCATCTTTTGAAATGAACGTGCAGCTAATATTGTCGAGAAATAATGCAGGCGTCGATGGGTCTGGTGTCATAGGAATGGTGGCGCAAGCCAAAAAATGTCTGGAAAAAATAAACCGCGTCAGGCAACCCAAGCGATAGGATTCATCGAAAAACTGATCTAAAAAAACGTCGCTATCAGTGCTAATCGTTATGCCAGCTGACGATAAAAGACAACGATGCGGGTAAAAACCAAATCGCCCTGCGCTCCTTTTTTCCGGTGCAGGGCGAGGGGGAGATCAAGATCAAGATCAAGATCAAGATCAAGATCAAGATCAAGATCAAGATCAAGATCAAGATCAAGATCAAGATCAAGATCAAGATCAAGATCAAGATCAAGATCAAGATCAAGATTGGCCGGCGGTAGAATCAGATCAACGTAAGCTCCTGGCCGGCCTCGGGCTTACTTATGACTTTTTTGTAGCTTACCTCTAACTTGCTTATAGCTTACTTCTAGCTTACTTATAGATTACGTATAGCTTATTTATATTTTTGATCGGCCTTCGTCACGAACGCATTTGTGTACGTTTTCGACAGATCAATTTTTTTATCAGCCAAACTAGGATCGAACGACTCCAACGTACGTAGCGCAGTTGCGGCGCCCGCATCAGGGAATCTGCCATCCGGGGATATTGCTTCACGGACCTTGGTAAAGGCATCAATGTATAGCGCGCGGTCGCCTAATAAATAATTTTCCGGTACTGCTTTAACGATATCTTCAGGTGCCGCTTTTTGCAACCAGCGCAACGCACGTACCATTGCGTTGGTCAGCGCCTGGGTCGTGTTTGGATATTTCTTGATAAAGTCAGCAGAAGCATACAGCGTCGCGGCTGGCATCGGACCGCCGAACACAGCATCAGTCTCTTTCAAGGTACGCGTGTCGGATATGATGCGGATCTCATTTTTTTGCTGC is a genomic window of Glaciimonas sp. PAMC28666 containing:
- a CDS encoding ABC transporter ATP-binding protein, producing the protein MTPDPSTPALFLDNISCTFISKDDRSQRYTAVADTTLSIAPGEFVSVVGPTGCGKSTLLNVGAGLLQPSTGSVKVFGEELTSINKRAGYMFQSEALMPWRSALQNVIAGLQYRGMEDPEAKQLGEEWLARVGLQGFGDRFPHQLSGGMRKRVALAQTLILDPDIILMDEPFSALDIQTRQLMENEVLALWSAKKKAVLFITHDLDEAIAMSDRVIVLSAGPGTHPIGEFVIDLERPRDVAEIRADPRFVELHQQIWSVLRDEVLKGYQQQKKIA